The DNA window AAGCCAGGCATGGACCTGGACCACACATGCAGCTTGCCTCAGTCTATTACCTTTCCAACATGCAGCCACACACTGTCAGTTCCAGTTGATCTTTCTACAGTAGTAGCAACCTTTTTTGTAGGACAGAATGGTGGACCAGACCATGTATGCATGCaggttcttcctcctctcctgcaAAGTccatatcatgcatgcatgcatatagccAGATAAGCTGCACTGTGATGACTTTACATGCATGTGCCATGTGATTTTATAGTTACCTTACATATGGATATCATCATTGACCAGCATCATGAATGATCATACCTTCGCATGCACCTCTACACTCGGCAATGTTCAGGCAGGACTTATTGCGGCTCCGGCCGATTTGTAGAgctaatttattgtgaaagaaaaatattgtttcatggCTAAAAGGAAAGCAGCTCAAGCAGCTGAATGGGAACATTATATCGGAATGTACTAGTACAACCTGGATTTGACAAGCCAAACAAGACCATTTTTTCTCcagaaaaaaataaaatcaaatatatatcAACCTGAATTGACATGGCTACAACTCAGATGTAACAATTAATTCCATCAATATATATCTTCTTAATGAGAGATACacacatccatccatccatccatccatacaTACTGCACACGTACCGACAAGAGCACCATATCGTCATACATACGGCGACATGGAAATGAAACACCCTCTTCCTCGTAATCTTGATGTCTCTCTCTACGACTATGCATACATGTTTCCTCAAGAAATTCAAGCATGCACGCACAGGCAATGAAGCAGTTAAAAATCTTAGTCCTCCTGTGTCAGTGCTTCGGCGGGCACTGGTAGCACCTGGTGAAGAGCCCGAAGGTGTCGACCTGGCGGACGAAGTTGACGGTGCTAGCCCAGCCGCCGAACCCGAAACCGACGACGAGCACCCACGCCACGACGAAGCAGTTGGCGGCGTACATCCCGGCCCAGCCGCCGATCCTGCGCGGCGGCCGCTCCACGGCGTTCTCCCTGGCGGCCGGTGGCGCGAAGGTGGCCATGTGCGCCATCGCCGGGATGATGTACACGGTGAAGCTGACCAGCAGGGAGCCCACGGTGGAGTTGATGGGGCCGAAGAAGGGGAAGATGATGGCCAGGAACCAGATGGGCACCACGATGGGGAGACGCGCGGCGGCGCGCAGCGCCACGGTCCCCGTCTCGTGCACGCCGATCAGCTTCTCCCACACGAAGTAGAGCGGCGTGCACGCGAACCCGAACGTGATGAACTGAACACATGCATGCGACGGTTGAGCAACACAGATCATGCATGCATGGCAATTGATCTTTAGGCCGGACTCGTGTGTTTTGTCACTATCAGCTAGTTTGTATACCTGGTGGATGAGCAtgaggacgacggcggcgtcaCGGAAGCCGGAGCGCGGGAGGAGGGAGAAGGCGTTGGAGTGGTCCAGGAGCATGTCGCCGAAGGCCCAGTAGACGGCGGAGGCGGACGGCAGCGTCAGCGTCAGCACGTACAGCGTGGCCACCAGGTAGATGAGCTTGAACTTCTGCGGCTTCCACATCGCGTGCATGATCTCCCTGCACCACCAACAAAAAAGAGTGCAAGGCGTTGGAGTGATCCATGATATTCATGCACTACACACATTGTCACGCAAGTAGCCCTTCAGTCTGAAGTGACCTGTCAACTTCTGATATGAACAGATTCGTGTGTGTTATTCATGCAGCATCAAGAGCAAATCATTCTATCTGTGTGGGTCAAGATTGGTAGGCTGGCAGGCTTACACAGTGACAGCATGGCCTCCAAATGTGTAGAGGATGTTGGTGGCCCCCGTGAAGTAGAGCACCATCTTGCTTGGGCCCGAGTGCGTCACACCTTCCACCTACAATGTCGTTCGTTCAATGATGGATACATGACCATGCATTTTGTGATCCATGCTTAAGCTAGCTGTTGGCGAAAGGCGAGCATCGACCGATCAATTGACCGCATCACACAGTCAGCGTATATACCTGACCGTGCGCGATGGCCGCAATGGTGAGGTACCACGCGGTGTAGGTGGTCATGAGGAGGCCGAGGAAGGACCAGATCCGGTAGTTGTGGAAGGAGGGGATGAACACGGTGGTGGCGCAGCAGGCGCCGAAGATGTACGTCCAGGTCCGTTTGTCGTACTTGTCGTTGATGTAGTAGATGTTGCTGCCCGATCATCCATGGATCGATCAGTGCACACACAGTACAGGTCACAGAGTAATTAGCATATAGCAATGTAACATCTAACATTATTCTAATGAGGAAATTTAGTATACAACTTTGGATATTGACTTTATTTGATCGTTGTGATGAACACATTGATGGGATGGATGATTACCTTGCACATGCGATGAGCTGGATGACGGAGCCGAAGAGGAGGAAAGTGCAGTTGAAGAAGAGGCCGACGTTCCTCCAGTGCTTCCCCAGTAGCCCATCAAGAACCTCAAACCACTGCTCTCCAGAAAGTAAAAAAGGCAGCAACATCAATTGGTGTAGACTTTCAACTACTTGTACATGCATGCTGAACATTTGCTGTTGTTCCCAGAAATATACATGATATTACCTGGATGACATGGTTCCTGAAGTCGACCTTCTCGCGCTCCTTCCTGGTACGGTACTCGACGTACAGGACGCTGATGAGGTAAGCCGTCCAGCTGCCCATGAGGCCGTAGAAGATCTGGAACACCACCCCGGACGCCATCCCGAGCTGCGAGAAGGAGTAGGGCAGCGTCAGCAGCACCTGCGCCACCTGGTTCGACGCGCAGCTGAACCACGCGTCGTACACCGACCCGCCGTGCCAGAACAGGCTCGACAGCGCCAGTTTCTTGACGCCGCTGGCCCCGGACGCCGCCGCCGGCTCGCCGGGTTGGCCATGGtctccgccgctgccgccgacgTCGCGCTCCATCTCGATGTAGTTCCCCGCCACGATCGTCTCCACCTTCTCCGACGCCATGCTGCGCCTCCTCTCTCTGACTTCCTTATCGAACGATCTCTCCTGATCGCACTGCTGCGACGACAGCACTATATAGCTAGGCGCCTAGGCTCGAGCTGGCGAATCATGGAGACGGGGCAGCGCACGAGCGGCCTGGCCCATGCGGCCGCTGGCATGCagcttctcatctttcttttccaacagtttctcaaaaaaaatctTTCTTTTTCAATAATTTTTCCTCTGTATCTATTATATATGCTATATATAAAGATAGATAGAAGAGACCTTACGACCTATTGCATATAGATAGTGATTGTTCATGGCTGTACGTGCAGGGCCTACGGAGCTAGCTACAGTGGTGGTTTAGGGATCGTCCATACGTGTATAGCTTTTAGTAGCCGTGCACGAGCGTATATGTAGTTTGCCTATTCATTATTATTAGTGGGGACtggggaagagaagaaagatgggtAGCTAGCTAGATGGTAGGATGATGAGATGGAGATATGGGCAAATGCATCAAACAGAATGTGCAATCAATCTGGCTAGACATGGATTGTGATCTTTGCTTGGGTAACCGGACGTTGTTGGATGGGACCCATGCAAATTAAAAAACACAAGGTTTATTTTGTCGTGGAAAAATCAAAATCTCATATTATCCGATTGATCCAAAAAAGACGTAATTCTATAATATGCCCGATCAAACTATATTTGACTATATTTATACAAAAAGATATTAAAACTATACATAATAAATAAGTACCCTCAGACATGTCatttaatatattttcataatatatgtATTTATAGTCTTAAATGTTGATACTTTTTTTTTGCTTAAACAAACTCAGTTAAACTTATGTTGACTATGACCAAACCTAGAATTGCATCCTTCTAGGACAGAGGTAGTATTTGACAAAATAAATTATATTTCAATGAGGTGGTCTCATAATGTATTTGATCAAACAGAAGTATGTCCAGTAATGTATAAAATTAAGTGTACAATTTTTTTATTTCAAGGATGTGGTCTCCTAATGTATCGACTTTGTAGCTATATAACCTATATATTTTGTGTGCAAACAATGAAATGCGCAACACAATATATGTATAGTCGACAGATATTTCTTGTTAGTATAAAAATGAAGTACAGGGACACTGACAATGCTGTGCTAAAAAGTTCAATAATATATAAACATGCTCCTGTAATGCTGTACGATCATCGGAGTTGATATAGGCATATAGCCAAAATAATAGTAGCACGTATATGTTCCGAATTATTAACAAATTAATGGAGCTATCCGGGTGAGCTGCATTTGTTCACTAACTTTCAACTCTCTTCTTTTAGACACAAACAAATTTCCTATAAATAGACATTGTCCTCTCTCTTAAGGATATTTTGTTCATGTATTTTTTAATCTTTCTTCAGATCTTTGCCGTACGAGCATCACCTCAGAGGGCAATTGCACAACTAATTGGTTGTCACACGTGTAGCATAATAATGTGTAGCACCATTGCCCCCCTGGAGCAATCATCCATTGTGATGAACTGAATAATGGAAAAAGGGAAATCAATAGAGAAAGGGAACAACATGACAGCCTAAAAAGATCTCACTAATTATTTATTTGCCTCAGATCACGGTGGCACAGGTGTATAAATTTTTTGATATGACAAAATATCAGTGACACTaaacactactggaaaccggcactttgccggtactcggcaaagcccgaaatacaatcggcaaaggctttgccgagtgccgcacttggcaaagggcactcggcaaagaagcctttgccgagtgctttttttcGGGCACTCGTTACACTTGGCAAaatgaaaatgcaaaaaaaacCCCAAAATAATAGCAAAAAACAATAtttcgggggaggccgccaccggccagcgcccgcccgtctccatcgaagtcgctgcattttttTGTAGCAAATTTCGCGGCGAACGCGACCGGTGGGATTCGAACTCAtgacctctccctcgcgtgtgtgctgctctaccactgcactacactatcacttgtgtctagattccgttatctatcctcatatattatactaaaccgagagtaaattgcttgtttgaggccctaaacgaattcaaataaaaaagtggtcaactacaaagtttcataacttttcgacatctacaattttcatttaggaagtttttccatccgaggtcgtttgaaaaattcgaattttaaatttgagagattcaaacgtagttttgcatgataagatgatttcaaatcaaacagttgtcaactacataatttcataacttttggagatctacaattttcatttaggaagtttttccatccgaggtcttttgaaaaattcaaattttaaaattttcaaattcaaacgtcgtttttgcatgacaagatgatttcaaatcaaaatgttgccaactacaaaatttcataacttctcaggatctacaaagtttattttggtcatttgttcatccgacatagtggtagtaacattgttcacaaatcttatatatctctcttctactttcatgaaactaatatgagagatatgagagagatgtagattttataaacaacgttattgtcgctttgtcaaatgaagaaatgaccaaaataaactttgtagatcttgagaagttatacaactttgtagttgaaaagtttttcatttgaattcatttagggcctcaaaaattgctttgaaaaaataatttgccgagggccaaaaaaaatgcacacggcaaaatgtctctttgccgagtgccagaaaaaaagcactcggcaaagacgcattttgccgagtgccaaaaaatggcactcggcaaaatacatctttgccgagtgccagaaaaaaggcactcggcaaagacgcattttgccgagtgccaaaaaatggcactcggcaaaatacatctttgtcgagtgccagaaaaaaggtactcggcaaagacgcattttgccgagtgccaaaaaatagcactcggcaaaatacatctttaccgagtgccagaaaaaaggcactcggcaaagacgcattttgccgagtgccgaaaaatggcactcggcaaaatacatctttgttgagtgccgaaaaaaacactcggcaaagccatctttgtcaagtgttttttttaccgagtgtattttatttggcactcggcaaagtccgtctttgccgagtgcccgataaaatacactcggcaaagcctctggcactcggcaaagtgccggtttccggtagtgaaattgtttcaaagaaaaaaaatatcagTGGAATTAAGCATCATGGGAAACAATAACATTAGAATCACATGTAGTGATTCACTAGATGGCCGTAGTCATTGTTTGCGACAAGGTCATGTACTTTATATACTTGTCGCAAAAAAAAAGTACTTTATATTAATCATTTGTGAAAACACTGTAGTCATCATCAACCTCACAATAATTTGCAACAAAGattatgtctatatacataaGAAATATTTATGTTTTGGCATGCATATTGATCACTATTATAATGTGATAGTTCCATATATGTATCATCTAGACCGTGGGCGAGATAGTTTCCAAGATTATATATATGAATTAAAGGACTTAGGGGGCACCGGACAGATCGAATCGAAGGAACAATAAAAGCGGGATGAAGATTATAGTATATGTATTAGGAAAAGTTAAAGAAAGGTGATGTGTGTGACAGAAAAGTACACTACTGAAAAGGTGCGTGTTCACAAGATATGATTAGGCAGTCTCCACAAGGAATCAGTGTGTAGAAGGCCCAGGCAATCTTTTACCTTTAATTTCTTTAATGAATACTACTATAATACTATCGATCAAAAAGTGCATGCATTTGAAGTTCAAAAAAAAAGAGCATGCATTTGAATAATATATGGAATCTCAAATTTGCCCTTTCATAACCCCACATTATTAACTAATTCCTGAGCTGATTTGAGATGAAAATACGAAACGATGGAACTCTCAAACTTGAGGCGGTAAATACTTATAAAGGTAAGAAACATTTTGAAAAATAATCATCCTCAATAGTTAGACAACTTTGAATGTTCAACAACATAGATATGCAAATTGTGGGGTGAATTAGTATTAAGATAAGTATTTacaaatataaattaatgatgcgTGAGGAAAATATTGAATGGGAGCATCACTCCTGATTAGGTTAcactgttttttctttcttttgcatTTGAACTCCAAATCACATAAGGCTGGTTAGAGCAGAGGACTAAAAATCCTCTTTTGATTAGCCCATTGGAGTCCAAATCCTTTTGCGTAGCCAATAGTAAGTTGAAATTCAAGCTTTCTACTGTCAACACATTGGATATTGAAAGATCATTTGAGATAGGAATTTTACCAAAACCATTCATTGCCCTTGTCATTGTCactaaatatgatactatcataatcatAACAACCATTTGTATCAATTGAGTTGAAGATCTTGTGATAACTGGTCATCTGTTGAATGCACCCACCATCAAATACTCAATGCTTTCTTTGGGCCTTGTAGTTAACCTACAAAGGAGCTGATCATAGATTAGTTGGTtaggttccttgtggtggaacctgcctATCCGGGTTCAAGTCCTCGAATTGACACGACTGCTCGCATTTCctggatttattctaggatttaaggGCGCTATGGTTTTAGTGGTAGGCAACGTCCTCGTCGACAACGAGGCGCCAGTGGTGATTTTGTGCATCTCGATATCTGCCGGCTCAATCCTTCGAAGGTTCTCATATGGGTAGGATTTGCGTAcatgtgttcataggggtgagtgtacgTGCGTGTTGTGAGCTTTtgtgttgtactgtgtaatttttttaaaaaaaaatctttttattaaactctttggtacccaaataactTTTTTCTTTGTGCCCATAATTGGAGTACCAACGAATTTAGCCTGCACCCCATTAACACCCTTTGAAAGAAAAtagcaagaatcaaatctaatagAGCATATATCTTTTTTCTCTAGTCTATATCTTGGTTTTTCTTCGGTCGGTGGACCATGAAATAAATCCGGTGTCCCAGAGAGGTTTTTTAAGGCAAAAAACTGTGGGGGAGTTCCCCACAGGTCCATTTGGAGAGGTTCAAAACCCGGTTTTTCAACATGAAGTAAGTACATATACAAATACATCGTCATCGATCATATCGACGCTCATGCTCCTCCTTTTGTGGAATAATGTTTGTAGTCGATCTTACCTTACTAGGTAGCTTCCAGTTCGAGCATCCATCTGTGGGATCTACTACTTCTCATGATAACCGTAACCTTTTGGAGATGCAAGCAAACTTTGCTGTAACTAGTGACTAAACAAATGAAGCCGTACCACGCGTCCCCTTTGTGGTTTGATGCACAAATAAAGGTGCATGGTACCTTGGCAGTAGCCTTCTTCTCGCCCATCATGGCCGCGCGATGGCCTCTCTTTTCTTCTTCCAATTCGTGCATGCATGGACCATGCATGCATCTTTCAGCTGCTGCTTTTTCCCTGAAAATCGGGACCCTTCACTCACATTATACTTCTGCCGCGTGATGCTGTCCAGGTTTCAGATGATATCTTGCCGACCATCTGCCAGCCAGTCCAATATCTATCCCGGTCAGCCCAAGGGATCGGATCGATAGATGTTCATGGATCAACTGATGATATGATGTAAAACAGACAGCATGTAAGCAGAGAGCTTCTTCTCCTTTCGATTCTGTCATGATCATCACATGCCTATGCATGATGCGGTGATGCTTGCTCGATCGATCTCTGCTGCTGCGTGTGGTGCCTTTGGGTGTTGGCAAGCAAGGCTGGCGATGGCACGCCGCATGGGCCTTCTTACCGAAAGGGGCTACTGCACCGTACCTTCGCGGGAGGTAACGAGACACACCATGGATCCATATGCGTGATACACAGATCTTGTGGGCACGTACTACCGGGAGGAAGGATCCCTGCATGCATTGGAAAAGAAGACAATGGGTCTGCGATTGCTTGCACGCATGCACCATCGATCTATCTCTGATACTTGAAAGGTCTAGCACTGATGCTAGCGATTGATCAGCAAATAAATACATTTCATCTGAGCAGTGAGTAGTACTGCTATATATTTGGGTTTCATCTGGCTATACATATATGTGTTGGTATTCCACTTTTTTTATGTAATTAAAGAGATTAATGCTTTAATTGGCACGTGCGTTAGTTACCGTATTAAGGCGTCATCGATCATCTTCTAGCTAGTTACAAGAATGACCAATTCAGATTTTTTTTCCACTGTGGAGAACAGAACAAACCCATAGAAAGAGGAGGCTAGAATCTACTACGCATCCCTTTAATTTGATCATAATTCACTCGTACCAATCCGTGGATCCATGCTCTTAGACAACTTTAGTGACCATATATATGTAATGAAGTTcattcactacgtgaaaaacactttttaggggcggctacagatcgtttgtagaggcggctcagccaaccgcccctatgaaagggtggttacaaatcatgcatttgtaggggcggttcccagccgcccctacaaatcgatttgtaggggcggttggtactgtagccgcccctacaaattgatttattggggcggctgataacaccagccgcctctgtaaatcgatttgtaggggcggctacagtaccaaccgcccctacagtacattttttcgctaaaaaaaatcaaatttacaaatcAAATTCGAccaaaacatatatatatataattcaaatcaagCATCCTGACAATCTACAAGTGTTACAGACATGAGATGCACGGCGAAAATAACTACTAGAAAGTACGGTTTccagcattagttggtagcctgCATGGTTGTACTGTTGCAGCAGAGATACTCTAAATGTATATTAGGTTCTAATTTCTAAGCGCTAATAGTGACACTGCAAACATCAATAGGGACGGTGCCGACCCCTGCGGCTGTTGTTACTACTACCACTTTCATCTCCCCTCTTACGCCTTCTACCAGAGCTGgatccaccaccaccgctgccACCATTATGCCACCATTATGACGACCCCCTTTCTGTGGCGGAGGCGAAGTCATAGGCACAGGCTGCTGCCCTGCAGGCTGTGGTCTGCCATAGACCAAGGAAAATATGAAGGGAATCAACAGGGTAATATCACTGCAACAGTTGGTTCATAGAACTGCTCTTAAGATCTAAGATGAGACGAAGAAAAAATTATGCAAGGACCAAAGAAAATTTCACAAAAACTACTTCTACAACAGAGATACTCTTTTCACCTAGATTCTCTAGGTCTGCCTCTTGTCAAATTTAAGAGCCACAGATACTAAATAAATTACATGTGTTTTAACAGAGACAAGGCATTTGGTAGGTGTGCCACACTTTTTACATCCCTCAGTTACTACTGGATAACTTTATGACTTTATGTTATAAGCACACATTGATCAAACCATTTCTTCTCCGTAAACAGATGTATTAACGACAAACCACCATATGTTTATCAATGGACTCCCACCAACTGGTTTACAACGACAACATTGGGGACCAGATGTAGCGGGTGTTGTGCTTACGCTAGCAAATCAATGTAATGTAATGTATGTTGTATAAGCTTTATAGAATAATACTTAGGATAGAAGAAATACTTACATGTATACAAGACGGCCATCTGGTAGAACCATTGGGATCATAGTTGAACCTAGAGGAGCACCTGGAACATTCAACATTGGCTGCACAAGTATGAAGAATGTCAAAGATAAACAGTAGTTAGAAGATATCACCCTCCTGTATATTTATTCCCTCATGCATTGGGAGCAATGGACCTCCTTTAGGTACTGATGTCGTTTAGAGCATTCTGGATGGTTGCATAATTTATTAATATTATTACTACAGCTAATGTCCAATGCAGATGCAAACATTGTGCTGCAGTCCACTGACTGCAAGAGCACCATGCCTATTCTGTAATCTGTACACGGAAGAAAAAGAGCTCACCAAGAAAAATTGAGTGCATAGAAATTAAACTAGCATTCCAAATTTCATGGGAGATGTGTTTTACATTGCATCAACATGTGCATTACCATAATTATGAGAAAATCAGAACTTACAAAAATAGTGTATATAGGTAGGCTCCAGCTGCAACAGGAAGACCTAGTGCACTAGAACCTTCTGGCAATGATTTCAGCTTATTAACAGATATTCCGATTAATAAAAGGGCAAGGGCCTCCCACTGTCAATATATAAAAGCATGATGTCAACTAAAAATAGGTTCTTGAAGTCGCTAAAATATAGTACACTCAGAGATTCCTATATGTTAGAGATACAAATTGTCAAGTACCAATTACTACAATTGGCAATTCATATGCCCATGTCCTAACATTTGCATATTTGCAGGCATTTAAGTGCACATATACTCAAGATACAAATCAGGAAGGAACTGATCTTATCCAAACTATAAACATGGCATAGTTTCAGTCTTGCAAGTCATATTACCTGCATAAATATTGATACTGTGAGGAGTGGCTTGTCTCCCACCTTTAGACGTCTAGCCTGCAAAAGAAAAAAACCAACTCAGTAAGCAAAGCAAAGACTGTTGTACTTTTTGAAGCAACCTAGATACAGGTGCATATGCATTACAACGCGTAGTTACATTTAAAAATGATTGTTTTTAAGCATCACTTGATGGAGATAATGTAGATTCCAACAGGCTAAGCATGTTTACTATGATTTGTTTTTAAGCATGAGCAATAGATTCTAGTCAGATTCCATATTATGATGGTGCACCCAAGATGAATATGTGGAAATAAAAATCACATGATAAGAAGATTGAATATGGATGCAATTTAAAGAAACTAGCAAACAAACAAAGAGTTCACCAAAATACTTACAGCAGACTGGTTGTGGAGAGTTCTCTTCAGAAGCTGGTTAATGCCCCTTGCGGCAGCCATCGAGGATTCTGCAAATTCCAGTATGACGACTTAGTTACATAACAAATGGTTCTGATTCAACAATTACCAGGAGCACGTTTCAATCCCACTGACGAAGTGACAATAGTCGACCAATCTAGTGAATTCACTTGAAACAGAATCACATTATTACGAGAACAAAATCAGGAGGCTTTGTTGCTAATTTCTTCAGTATAATACCCAAACCCGCAACAGATTAATAAGGCTAGATTTTGCATTCTAGGGATCATAGACAACGAGGAAATGGTTCTGCAGAACACAACTAGCAACCTAGCGCGTCGTAACAAGcaaaacaaaaggaaacaaaCAGAAATCGACTTAGGTTGGAATGGAGGGATCTCCAGCCCAGTGAAATGCAGAGGGACGACAACGACGACTTCGGTGAAGCACGCGAGATGAAGTGCCGGATGCCCATGATATGATTCGCACAGATCTAGCCGCCCGATTCCTACGGCCCCAAGAGGCCAATACCCGACCCATGAGTCGTCTGCAACTACCGGAGGCTAGAGCAGATCACCAGATCGGAGACCCCAGATGCCTGGGAAGGGGACGAACCAGCGGAAACCAAAGGGATCAGGGGTACGGAGCAGTTACCTGCAgggcgcggcgcgggcggagACGCGGGGCTCCGGCGAGCGGTAGCGCGGGGAGGGAGGCGGAAGGAATGGGGTAGGAGGAGAGGGTGCGGGAGCGTGAGATGGGCTTTTGTGGCGATGCCGATGCCGCGATGCGCCTCGGATCCGGCGCGACTGCCGGCGCTAGAGGAGGGGGGTGCGACGCCGTGCACCTCCGCTGGAGAGGGAGGGTCACCgcgtgggggagagggaggggcggcgtgggggagagatggaggaggggctcggaggagagggagggtgcggcgcgagggagagagagagagggaggggaaggaagagt is part of the Miscanthus floridulus cultivar M001 chromosome 9, ASM1932011v1, whole genome shotgun sequence genome and encodes:
- the LOC136481577 gene encoding putative auxin transporter-like protein 4 yields the protein MASEKVETIVAGNYIEMERDVGGSGGDHGQPGEPAAASGASGVKKLALSSLFWHGGSVYDAWFSCASNQVAQVLLTLPYSFSQLGMASGVVFQIFYGLMGSWTAYLISVLYVEYRTRKEREKVDFRNHVIQWFEVLDGLLGKHWRNVGLFFNCTFLLFGSVIQLIACASNIYYINDKYDKRTWTYIFGACCATTVFIPSFHNYRIWSFLGLLMTTYTAWYLTIAAIAHGQVEGVTHSGPSKMVLYFTGATNILYTFGGHAVTVEIMHAMWKPQKFKLIYLVATLYVLTLTLPSASAVYWAFGDMLLDHSNAFSLLPRSGFRDAAVVLMLIHQFITFGFACTPLYFVWEKLIGVHETGTVALRAAARLPIVVPIWFLAIIFPFFGPINSTVGSLLVSFTVYIIPAMAHMATFAPPAARENAVERPPRRIGGWAGMYAANCFVVAWVLVVGFGFGGWASTVNFVRQVDTFGLFTRCYQCPPKH